The Flexivirga oryzae genome has a segment encoding these proteins:
- a CDS encoding helix-turn-helix transcriptional regulator, whose product MAAPESATARLGRLLTMVPWLVNRQGIDIAEAAEELGVSTQQVEADLALLFVCGTPGHMPDDLIEAEWEQGRVFLRNADTIARPLRLGLDEATALIVGLRTLAAVPGLDERDAVDRALAKLVEATGDLGAATDRVRIALEDEVPSDTLTTMRAAVAAHRRLHLEYVVPSRDETTERDVDPMRVLSLDGNWYLEGWCHRAQDVRLFRLDRVASVLVLDEDGTPPTDARPRDLDSGLFTPGPDDLSAVIELQPDAAWVIDYYPAGDVQRGADGVLTVSFRTADLRWLRQLMWRLGGSARVVEPTSLRDEVADGARAALAAYEQE is encoded by the coding sequence ATGGCCGCACCGGAGAGCGCGACCGCCCGCCTGGGCCGACTGCTCACGATGGTGCCGTGGCTGGTCAACCGCCAGGGCATCGACATCGCCGAAGCCGCCGAGGAGCTCGGGGTGTCGACCCAGCAGGTGGAGGCGGATCTCGCGCTGCTGTTCGTCTGCGGCACGCCCGGGCACATGCCCGACGACCTCATCGAGGCCGAATGGGAGCAGGGCCGGGTCTTCCTGCGCAACGCAGACACCATCGCCCGGCCGCTCCGGCTCGGGCTCGACGAGGCCACCGCGCTCATCGTCGGGCTGCGCACGCTGGCCGCGGTCCCGGGACTGGACGAGCGCGACGCGGTGGACCGGGCCCTGGCGAAGCTCGTCGAGGCCACGGGCGACCTGGGCGCCGCCACCGACCGGGTCCGCATCGCACTGGAGGACGAGGTGCCCTCCGACACGCTCACCACCATGCGCGCCGCCGTGGCGGCGCACCGGCGGCTGCACCTGGAGTACGTCGTGCCGTCCCGGGACGAGACGACCGAGCGTGACGTGGACCCGATGCGGGTGCTGTCCCTGGACGGCAACTGGTACCTCGAGGGCTGGTGCCACCGCGCCCAGGACGTGCGTCTCTTCCGGCTCGACCGCGTCGCGTCGGTGCTGGTGCTGGACGAGGACGGCACGCCGCCCACCGATGCCCGGCCGCGCGACCTCGACTCCGGGCTGTTCACTCCCGGCCCGGACGACCTGAGCGCCGTCATCGAGTTGCAGCCGGACGCCGCCTGGGTCATTGACTACTACCCGGCGGGCGACGTGCAGCGGGGCGCCGACGGGGTGCTGACGGTGTCGTTCCGCACCGCCGACCTGCGCTGGCTGCGGCAGCTGATGTGGCGCCTGGGCGGGTCGGCGCGGGTGGTCGAGCCCACCTCGCTGCGCGACGAGGTCGCCGACGGCGCCCGCGCCGCGCTGGCGGCATACGAGCAGGAGTAG
- the tatA gene encoding Sec-independent protein translocase subunit TatA, whose protein sequence is MFRGALEPWHILILVLIVVILFGWKKLPDAARSLGRSARILKSELGDDDHKSSAAGQTVPGQTQPPAGSAPGEAPVPGATPYPQQGQQPPQGYQQQAPQGYQQQQPNAGYQPPQQQGQPQQQTPAGYPQQNNPGGNGN, encoded by the coding sequence ATGTTTCGTGGAGCCCTCGAGCCGTGGCACATCCTCATCCTCGTGCTCATCGTGGTCATCCTCTTCGGCTGGAAGAAGCTGCCCGATGCCGCACGCAGCCTCGGACGTTCGGCGCGCATCCTGAAGAGCGAGCTGGGCGACGACGACCACAAGAGCTCCGCCGCGGGCCAGACGGTGCCCGGCCAGACCCAGCCCCCGGCGGGCAGCGCCCCCGGTGAGGCGCCGGTCCCCGGAGCCACGCCCTACCCGCAGCAGGGTCAGCAGCCGCCGCAGGGTTACCAGCAGCAGGCACCGCAGGGCTACCAGCAGCAACAGCCCAACGCCGGCTACCAGCCACCGCAGCAGCAGGGTCAGCCGCAGCAGCAGACCCCGGCGGGTTACCCGCAGCAGAACAACCCCGGCGGCAACGGCAACTGA
- the tatC gene encoding twin-arginine translocase subunit TatC translates to MALLRRKDNPEARMSLGDHFREFRRRALIAAIAIVIGAIVAWIYYDTIYGWVESPLRTVQARHHLSVVGLNFGNGGVTEPFSIKLKISLWSGVILASPIWLWEIWAFLAPGLTKKEKRISVAFMAAAVPLFALGCYVSHFAITNAVDFLMGSTPQVKGADHTPIYNLTDAQKYVSFVTKFIVAFGLAFLLPVFLVGLNQIRVFPGRVMLKGWRVAVMIIAVFSAVMSPSPDAWSMLALMVPMIILYFSACIVCLYLDRRRAGREEKARSEWLDIPDDEKSQL, encoded by the coding sequence ATGGCCCTATTGCGGCGGAAGGACAATCCGGAGGCCCGGATGTCCCTCGGCGACCACTTCCGTGAGTTTCGTCGGCGTGCCCTCATCGCGGCCATCGCCATCGTCATCGGTGCGATCGTCGCGTGGATCTACTACGACACGATCTACGGCTGGGTCGAGTCGCCGCTGCGGACCGTGCAGGCCCGGCACCATCTGTCCGTCGTCGGACTCAATTTCGGCAACGGCGGGGTGACCGAGCCGTTCAGCATCAAGCTGAAGATCTCGCTGTGGAGCGGTGTCATCCTCGCCAGCCCGATCTGGCTGTGGGAGATCTGGGCGTTCCTCGCGCCCGGTCTGACCAAGAAGGAGAAGCGCATCAGCGTGGCCTTCATGGCCGCGGCCGTCCCGCTGTTCGCGCTGGGCTGCTACGTCTCGCACTTCGCGATCACCAACGCGGTCGACTTCCTGATGGGCAGCACCCCGCAGGTCAAGGGCGCCGATCACACGCCGATCTACAACCTGACCGACGCGCAGAAGTACGTCAGTTTCGTCACGAAGTTCATCGTCGCCTTCGGCCTGGCCTTCCTGCTGCCGGTCTTCCTGGTCGGCCTCAACCAGATCCGGGTGTTTCCGGGGCGCGTCATGCTCAAGGGCTGGCGCGTGGCCGTCATGATCATCGCGGTCTTCTCAGCGGTCATGAGCCCGTCTCCCGACGCGTGGTCGATGCTCGCGCTGATGGTGCCGATGATCATCCTCTACTTCAGTGCCTGCATCGTGTGTCTCTACCTCGACCGGCGCCGCGCCGGCAGGGAGGAGAAGGCACGCTCCGAGTGGCTCGACATCCCCGACGACGAGAAGTCACAACTCTGA